A genomic segment from Dasypus novemcinctus isolate mDasNov1 chromosome X, mDasNov1.1.hap2, whole genome shotgun sequence encodes:
- the TCEANC gene encoding transcription elongation factor A N-terminal and central domain-containing protein has protein sequence MCDKNRIAARALLIEQLMSKRNFEDLGNHLTELETAHVNEEHLQKTDVVRVVYRVLKDCPTVALKKKAKGLLSKWKALYKNALVKPTNNPKFFPESGNKEENSVLFHDPSQAELSDGSSSDYPLPSQDIAKATEMTMPGNNAIQVEPKEGDFKGGDPQPTGKSSELLDSTVPVRAKCRELLYEALTSSSTDPPKADVWQTFAREIEEHIFTLYSGNLKKYKTCIRSKVSNLKNPRNSHLQQNLLSGTMSPREFAKMTIMEMASKELKQLRASYTEACIQEHHLPQVNDGTETNKIRCRRCEKYNCKVTVIARGTLFLPSWVRNSNPDEQMMTYVICNECGEQWYHSKWVCL, from the coding sequence ATGTGTGACAAGAACCGAATCGCTGCCAGAGCTCTACTTATTGAGCAACTAATGTCTAAAAGGAATTTTGAGGATCTTGGCAACCACCTTACTGAACTAGAAACTGCTCATGTGAATGAGGAACATCTGCAGAAGACAGATGTGGTCAGAGTTGTGTACAGGGTCCTCAAAGACTGCCCCACAGTGGCTTTGAAAAAGAAAGCCAAGGGCCTGCTGTCAAAGTGGAAAGCTCTTTATAAGAATGCTCTTGTCAAACCAACAAACAACCCTAAATTTTTCCCTGAGAGTggtaacaaagaagaaaattcagtaCTTTTTCATGACCCAAGTCAAGCTGAGCTATCAGACGGCTCCAGTTCCGATTATCCACTACCATCCCAAGATATTGCAAAAGCCACTGAAATGACTATGCCAGGAAATAACGCTATTCAAGTGGAGCCTAAGGAGGGGGACTTCAAGGGTGGTGATCCTCAACCCACTGGCAAATCAAGTGAGTTGCTGGATTCCACAGTGCCCGTGAGAGCTAAATGCAGAGAGCTTCTTTATGAAGCTTTAACGAGTTCTTCCACAGATCCACCAAAAGCTGACGTGTGGCAGACATTTGCAAGAGaaattgaagaacacatttttACCCTTTATTCAGGAaacctcaaaaaatataaaacctGTATCAGAAGCAAAGTTTCCAACTTGAAGAATCCCAGAAATTCTCATTTACAACAAAACCTGCTCTCCGGAACCATGTCTCCAAGAGAATTTGCCAAAATGACCATTATGGAAATGGCAAGCAAGGAACTGAAGCAGTTGAGAGCTTCCTACACAGAAGCTTGCATACAGGAGCATCACCTTCCCCAAGTAAATGATGGCACAGagacaaataaaataagatgCAGACGCTGTGAGAAATACAATTGCAAGGTCACCGTAATTGCTAGAGGAACACTTTTCCTTCCAAGTTGGGTGCGGAATTCAAACCCAGATGAGCAGATGATGACCTATGTGATTTGTAATGAATGTGGGGAACAGTGGTACCATAGCAAGTGGGTGTGCTTATAA